A section of the Macadamia integrifolia cultivar HAES 741 chromosome 9, SCU_Mint_v3, whole genome shotgun sequence genome encodes:
- the LOC122089863 gene encoding dCTP pyrophosphatase 1-like: MDAVQREEGEAKERREEKVIDTSLKDLSRKLEEFAKARDWEPYHSPRNLLLAMVGEVGELSEIFQWRGEVPKGLPNWEEADKEHLGEELSDVLLYLIRLSDMCGIDLGEAANKKIVKNAIKYPASKVS; the protein is encoded by the exons atgGATGCAGtacagagagaagaaggagaagccaaagagagaagagaggaaaaggtGATAGACACAAGCCTAAAGGATCTCTCAAGGAAGCTAGAGGAATTTGCTAAAGCTAGAGATTGGGAACCATACCATAGCCCTAGAAACCTACTCCTTGCAATG GTTGGTGAGGTTGGAGAGCTATCAGAAATATTCCAATGGAGGGGAGAGGTGCCCAAGGGCTTACCAAATTGGGAAGAAGCTGACAAAGAGCATCTTGGGGAGGAGCTATCTGATGTACTGTTGTACCTCATTAGGCTGTCTGATATGTGTGGTATTGATCTTGGGGAAGCTGCAAATAAGAAAATTGTTAAGAACGCCATCAAATATCCAGCATCCAAGGTCTCCTAA
- the LOC122088198 gene encoding CRIB domain-containing protein RIC7-like: MFAESNHADPVEKQYVNSSSSGELGTSYCHSIASTSKESTSAQSEAAQTYSLCPKKQKELLQSPEMSTKMKGLLKGLRYISQIFDNNGKEQEMEIGYPTDVKHVAHIGWDGPSKESPSWMNEYKPEPEVSSPGNRVDNESNAIGDSAKDLPKPSRRQPFLGSPSSVNAPKQSRRHQSTTGVSISSPSREATEILSRPSRRSQNASSIGSPLQDRPADQKKSRRKKSKESGGGSTRPSRSKPQSATIYTSPFSDPGSGTDHVLDSEVCPKSPLKPIGDGEGERGNHGIS; the protein is encoded by the exons ATGTTTGCTGAATCAAATCATGCGGATCCGGTTGAAAAACAATACGTAAATTCATCGTCATCAGGCGAGTTGGGGACTTCATATTGTCATAGCATAGCATCTACTTCTAAAG AATCGACATCTGCGCAATCAGAAGCTGCTCAGACTTACAGTCTCTGTCCTAAGAAACAGAAAGAGCTTCTTCAGTCACCAGAAATGTCGACCAAGATGAAGGGCCTTCTAAAAGGCCTAAGATACATTTCTCAGATATTTG ATAATAATGGAAAAGAGCAGGAAATGGAGATTGGTTATCCCACAGATGTAAAGCATGTAGCACACATAGGATGGGATGGCCCATCCAAAGAATCACCCAGCTGG ATGAATGAGTATAAGCCGGAACCAGAAGTTTCATCACCAGGTAACAGAGTTGATAACGAAAGCAATGCTATAGGCGATTCCGCTAAAG ATTTACCAAAGCCATCAAGACGGCAACCGTTCCTTGGTTCCCCCTCATCAGTCAACGCCCCGAAGCAATCAAGGCGTCACCAGTCCACAACTGGAGTTTCAATCAGTTCACCCTCACGAGAAGCTACTGAGATATTGTCCAGACCATCAAGGCGATCACAGAATGCCAGCAGTATAGGTTCACCCTTACAAGACCGGCCAGCTGACCAAAAAAAGTCCCGTCGTAAGAAGTCCAAGGAATCAGGTGGTGGATCAACTAGGCCTTCTAGATCCAAACCTCAGTCTGCCACAATATATACTTCTCCCTTCTCGGATCCTGGATCTGGAACCGACCACGTATTGGACAGTGAAGTTTGTCCAAAATCACCCTTAAAACCCATAGGTgatggggaaggagagagaggaaatcATGGAATTTCTTGA
- the LOC122089862 gene encoding GTPase-activating protein gyp7-like isoform X2, translating to MKSTPADSTDFFAIRPECQDGVPKTRFKIRPGKTLSARKWQSAFSQDGHLDIAKVLRRIQRGGIHPSIKGAVWEFLLGCYDPNSTFDERSQLRQRRREQYDVWKSECKNMEPKLGNGKIIMGPVITEGGIPIQDPSSSDLNNEGPGTTAPDISPRHNSTVSPLTVDSVEKKVLQWKLTLHQIGLDVVRTDRVLIFYVNEANLAKLWDVLCVYAWIDSEIGYCQGMNDLCSPMVILLENEADAFWCFEHMMRRMRGNFKTSVSSIGVQSQLSVLAEIIKVVDPKLHQHLENIDGGEYLFAFQMLVVLFRRELSFVDAIYLWELMWAMEYNPNIFSQYEDPSVATDKSAIAMRNGKLLKQYGKFERKNVKSSSLDQQTALSVFLVAGFLEAKNKRLLREANGLDDVVKILNDIIGNLDAKKACHEALKVHKKYFARLRNHR from the exons ATGAAGTCTACACCTGCAGATTCTACTGATTTCTTCGCGATCAGACCTGAATGCCAAGATGGCGTCCCAAAGACCCGATTTAAGATCAGG CCTGGGAAAACTCTCAGTGCTAGAAAGTGGCAGTCTGCATTCTCTCAAGATGGTCATTTGGATATAGCAAAAGTGCTTAGACGAATACAACGTGGG GGCATTCATCCATCAATCAAAGGGGCAGTTTGGGAGTTTTTGTTGGGATGCTATGATCCAAATAGCACGTTTGATGAACGAAGTCAACTCAGGCAGCGCCGAAG GGAGCAGTATGATGTGTGGAAATCTGAGTGCAAGAACATGGAGCCAAAACTTGGTAATGGAAAGATTATCATGGGACCTGTCATCACTGAAGGTGGGATACCAATACAAGATCCTTCAAGTTCTGACTTGAACAATGAAGGTCCAGGGACAACAGCTCCTGATATATCTCCAAGACATAACAGCACAGTTAGCCCTCTAACTGTTGATTCTGTAGAAAAAAAAGTTCTTCAATGGAAACTTACCTTGCATCAAATTG GTTTGGATGTGGTTCGCACAGATCGAGTTCTTATCTTTTACGTGAATGAAGCTAATTTGGCAAAGCTCTGGGACGTTCTTTGTGTTTATGCATGGATAGACAGCGAAATTGGTTACTGTCAAG GAATGAATGATCTCTGCTCTCCCATGGTGATTCTTCTCGAAAACGAAGCAGATGCATTTTGGTGCTTTGAACATATGATGCGTAGAATG CGGGGAAACTTCAAGACCTCAGTGAGTTCCATTGGTGTCCAATCACAGTTGAGTGTACTTGCAGAAATAATTAAAGTTGTGGATCCAAAACTGCACCAGCACCTTG AGAACATAGATGGAGGGGAATATTTGTTTGCATTCCAAATGCTGGTGGTACTTTTCCGTAGAGAGCTCTCATTTGTGGACGCAATCTACCTTTGGGAG TTGATGTGGGCTATGGAGTACAATCCAAACATCTTCTCACAATATGAGGACCCAAGTGTAGCCACGGATAAGAGTGCCATAGCCATGCGAAATGGCAAGTTGCTAAAGCAATATGGaaaatttgagaggaaaaatgTAAAGAGTAGCTCACTTGATCAACAAACTGCTTTGTCTGTTTTCCTTGTGGCGGGTTTTCTTGAGGCCAAGAATAAGCGTTTGTTGAGGGAGGCTAACGGtctggatgatgttgtcaag ATCTTGAATGATATAATTGGAAATTTAGATGCAAAAAAGGCATGTCATGAGGCATTGAAGGTCCACAAAAAGTACTTCGCAAG GCTAAGAAATCATAGGTAG
- the LOC122088368 gene encoding glycolipid transfer protein 1-like: MEGTVFTPCLEGMKNVKSEDGEMLTKPFLEVCKLILPVLDKFGAAMSLVKTDIGGNISRLEAKYLSNPTEFNHLYSMVRVEVQTKTAKRSSSCTNGLLWLTRAMDFLVQLFHNLSKHPEWTMSQVCTDSYSKTLKKWHGWLASSSFSVAMKLAPDRKKFMEVIGGKGDINADIEKFYSTFTPILEENHKFLDSVGMDSMKAS; encoded by the exons ATGGAGGGGACCGTTTTCACCCCTTGTTTGGAAGGAATGAAAAACGTGAAGTCTGAAGATGGGGAAATGCTGACCAAGCCTTTCTTGGAAGTTTGCAAGCTCATATTGCCAGTTTTGG ATAAATTTGGAGCTGCTATGTCACTCGTAAAAACTGATATTGGTGGTAATATTTCG AGGTTGGAGGCTAAATATTTGTCCAATCCTACGGAGTTCAATCACTTGTACAGTATGGTACGAGTCGAGGTGCAAACTAAAACGGCAAAAAGGTCATCCAGCTGTACCAATGGTCTTCTATGGTTGACAAG GGCAATGGATTTCTTGGTTCAACTGTTTCACAACTTGTCTAAGCATCCTGAGTGGACCATGTCTCAAGTTTGCACTGATTCTTACAGCAAGACCCTGAAGAAATGGCACGGCTGGCTTGCCAGTTCAAGTTTCAGT GTTGCCATGAAACTAGCCCCAGATAGGAAGAAGTTCATGGAGGTGATTGGGGGTAAAGGTGATATCAATGCCGACATTGAGAAAttctattcaactttcactccAATTCTTGAAGAGAATCACAAGTTCTTG GATAGTGTTGGCATGGACAGCATGAAAGCTTCCTAA
- the LOC122089862 gene encoding rab GTPase-activating protein 22-like isoform X3, protein MKSTPADSTDFFAIRPECQDGVPKTRFKIRPGKTLSARKWQSAFSQDGHLDIAKVLRRIQRGGIHPSIKGAVWEFLLGCYDPNSTFDERSQLRQRRREQYDVWKSECKNMEPKLGNGKIIMGPVITEGGIPIQDPSSSDLNNEGPGTTAPDISPRHNSTVSPLTVDSVEKKVLQWKLTLHQIDRFWRIGLDVVRTDRVLIFYVNEANLAKLWDVLCVYAWIDSEIGYCQGMNDLCSPMVILLENEADAFWCFEHMMRRMRGNFKTSVSSIGVQSQLSVLAEIIKVVDPKLHQHLENIDGGEYLFAFQMLVVLFRRELSFVDAIYLWELMWAMEYNPNIFSQYEDPSVATDKSAIAMRNGKLLKQYGKFERKNVKSSSLDQQTALSVFLVAGFLEAKNKRLLREANGLDDVVKAP, encoded by the exons ATGAAGTCTACACCTGCAGATTCTACTGATTTCTTCGCGATCAGACCTGAATGCCAAGATGGCGTCCCAAAGACCCGATTTAAGATCAGG CCTGGGAAAACTCTCAGTGCTAGAAAGTGGCAGTCTGCATTCTCTCAAGATGGTCATTTGGATATAGCAAAAGTGCTTAGACGAATACAACGTGGG GGCATTCATCCATCAATCAAAGGGGCAGTTTGGGAGTTTTTGTTGGGATGCTATGATCCAAATAGCACGTTTGATGAACGAAGTCAACTCAGGCAGCGCCGAAG GGAGCAGTATGATGTGTGGAAATCTGAGTGCAAGAACATGGAGCCAAAACTTGGTAATGGAAAGATTATCATGGGACCTGTCATCACTGAAGGTGGGATACCAATACAAGATCCTTCAAGTTCTGACTTGAACAATGAAGGTCCAGGGACAACAGCTCCTGATATATCTCCAAGACATAACAGCACAGTTAGCCCTCTAACTGTTGATTCTGTAGAAAAAAAAGTTCTTCAATGGAAACTTACCTTGCATCAAATTG ATAGATTTTGGAGAATAGGTTTGGATGTGGTTCGCACAGATCGAGTTCTTATCTTTTACGTGAATGAAGCTAATTTGGCAAAGCTCTGGGACGTTCTTTGTGTTTATGCATGGATAGACAGCGAAATTGGTTACTGTCAAG GAATGAATGATCTCTGCTCTCCCATGGTGATTCTTCTCGAAAACGAAGCAGATGCATTTTGGTGCTTTGAACATATGATGCGTAGAATG CGGGGAAACTTCAAGACCTCAGTGAGTTCCATTGGTGTCCAATCACAGTTGAGTGTACTTGCAGAAATAATTAAAGTTGTGGATCCAAAACTGCACCAGCACCTTG AGAACATAGATGGAGGGGAATATTTGTTTGCATTCCAAATGCTGGTGGTACTTTTCCGTAGAGAGCTCTCATTTGTGGACGCAATCTACCTTTGGGAG TTGATGTGGGCTATGGAGTACAATCCAAACATCTTCTCACAATATGAGGACCCAAGTGTAGCCACGGATAAGAGTGCCATAGCCATGCGAAATGGCAAGTTGCTAAAGCAATATGGaaaatttgagaggaaaaatgTAAAGAGTAGCTCACTTGATCAACAAACTGCTTTGTCTGTTTTCCTTGTGGCGGGTTTTCTTGAGGCCAAGAATAAGCGTTTGTTGAGGGAGGCTAACGGtctggatgatgttgtcaag GCGCCATGA
- the LOC122089862 gene encoding rab GTPase-activating protein 22-like isoform X1 has translation MKSTPADSTDFFAIRPECQDGVPKTRFKIRPGKTLSARKWQSAFSQDGHLDIAKVLRRIQRGGIHPSIKGAVWEFLLGCYDPNSTFDERSQLRQRRREQYDVWKSECKNMEPKLGNGKIIMGPVITEGGIPIQDPSSSDLNNEGPGTTAPDISPRHNSTVSPLTVDSVEKKVLQWKLTLHQIDRFWRIGLDVVRTDRVLIFYVNEANLAKLWDVLCVYAWIDSEIGYCQGMNDLCSPMVILLENEADAFWCFEHMMRRMRGNFKTSVSSIGVQSQLSVLAEIIKVVDPKLHQHLENIDGGEYLFAFQMLVVLFRRELSFVDAIYLWELMWAMEYNPNIFSQYEDPSVATDKSAIAMRNGKLLKQYGKFERKNVKSSSLDQQTALSVFLVAGFLEAKNKRLLREANGLDDVVKILNDIIGNLDAKKACHEALKVHKKYFARLRNHR, from the exons ATGAAGTCTACACCTGCAGATTCTACTGATTTCTTCGCGATCAGACCTGAATGCCAAGATGGCGTCCCAAAGACCCGATTTAAGATCAGG CCTGGGAAAACTCTCAGTGCTAGAAAGTGGCAGTCTGCATTCTCTCAAGATGGTCATTTGGATATAGCAAAAGTGCTTAGACGAATACAACGTGGG GGCATTCATCCATCAATCAAAGGGGCAGTTTGGGAGTTTTTGTTGGGATGCTATGATCCAAATAGCACGTTTGATGAACGAAGTCAACTCAGGCAGCGCCGAAG GGAGCAGTATGATGTGTGGAAATCTGAGTGCAAGAACATGGAGCCAAAACTTGGTAATGGAAAGATTATCATGGGACCTGTCATCACTGAAGGTGGGATACCAATACAAGATCCTTCAAGTTCTGACTTGAACAATGAAGGTCCAGGGACAACAGCTCCTGATATATCTCCAAGACATAACAGCACAGTTAGCCCTCTAACTGTTGATTCTGTAGAAAAAAAAGTTCTTCAATGGAAACTTACCTTGCATCAAATTG ATAGATTTTGGAGAATAGGTTTGGATGTGGTTCGCACAGATCGAGTTCTTATCTTTTACGTGAATGAAGCTAATTTGGCAAAGCTCTGGGACGTTCTTTGTGTTTATGCATGGATAGACAGCGAAATTGGTTACTGTCAAG GAATGAATGATCTCTGCTCTCCCATGGTGATTCTTCTCGAAAACGAAGCAGATGCATTTTGGTGCTTTGAACATATGATGCGTAGAATG CGGGGAAACTTCAAGACCTCAGTGAGTTCCATTGGTGTCCAATCACAGTTGAGTGTACTTGCAGAAATAATTAAAGTTGTGGATCCAAAACTGCACCAGCACCTTG AGAACATAGATGGAGGGGAATATTTGTTTGCATTCCAAATGCTGGTGGTACTTTTCCGTAGAGAGCTCTCATTTGTGGACGCAATCTACCTTTGGGAG TTGATGTGGGCTATGGAGTACAATCCAAACATCTTCTCACAATATGAGGACCCAAGTGTAGCCACGGATAAGAGTGCCATAGCCATGCGAAATGGCAAGTTGCTAAAGCAATATGGaaaatttgagaggaaaaatgTAAAGAGTAGCTCACTTGATCAACAAACTGCTTTGTCTGTTTTCCTTGTGGCGGGTTTTCTTGAGGCCAAGAATAAGCGTTTGTTGAGGGAGGCTAACGGtctggatgatgttgtcaag ATCTTGAATGATATAATTGGAAATTTAGATGCAAAAAAGGCATGTCATGAGGCATTGAAGGTCCACAAAAAGTACTTCGCAAG GCTAAGAAATCATAGGTAG